One Spea bombifrons isolate aSpeBom1 chromosome 1, aSpeBom1.2.pri, whole genome shotgun sequence DNA window includes the following coding sequences:
- the LOC128478038 gene encoding uncharacterized protein LOC128478038: MPDLLIGRVNLGTASESNLAAAAVQVFAVVAMSTAMADPRWMQVDVQKKVYVLGVAEALHLRLNFTGSPEILKEEGMHILIFMTFCCYGSIFIGFLAFMLDFLDIKHQRILGCLKCATILHFITVLSTAAAVGLCIHLYLLILHELKTNSTRTNESSVVLGESFAFAIFSGLASFLATVLSCVFSVKYVLEAAEQGSFSEDDEVIAPLIQELSDAGDQQDVTS, translated from the exons ATGCCGGACCTACTTATTGGGAGGGTGAATCTGGGTACCGCTTCAGAGAGCAACTTGGCCGCCGCTGCGGTGCAAGTTTTCGCCGTGGTGGCGATGTCCACAGCCATGGCTGACCCCAGGTGGATGCAAGTGGATGTCCAGAAAAAGGTGTATGTGCTTGGGGTGGCCGAAGCACTGCACCTGCGTCTCAACTTTACTG GTTCACCTGAAATTCTTAAGGAGGAAGGAATGCATATCCTCATCTTCATGACATTCTGTTGCTATGGCAGTATTTTCATTGGCTTTCTTGCCTTCATGCTTGACTTCCTGGACATCAAACACCAGAGGATCTTGGGATGTTTGAAATGTGCAACCATCCTGCATTTTATCACAG TCTTATCGACGGCAGCAGCCGTAGGTCTGTGTATCCACCTCTACTTGTTAATCCTCCACGAGCTGAAAACTAATTCAACGAGGACAAACGAAAGCTCCGTCGTTTTGGGGGAAAGTTTCGCCTTTGCGATATTCTCTGGCCTCGCGTCCTTCCTCGCGACCGTTCTGAGTTGTGTCTTTTCCGTGAAGTACGTGCTGGAAGCCGCAGAACAGGGGTCCTTCTCGGAGGACGACGAAGTCATAGCTCCGCTAATCCAAGAGCTGTcggacgccggcgatcagcaggaTGTTACAAGTTAA